The following coding sequences lie in one Alloacidobacterium dinghuense genomic window:
- a CDS encoding RNA polymerase sigma factor — MRRNPPIAGEAEAIAKAQQGDAASFEILYSLHKRRVYSLCLRMLGNVAEAEDLTQEAFLQLYRKIGTFRGDSAFSTWLHRLAVNVVLMHLRKKGLPQVSLEETLEPSQDDGPRKDIGERDLVLSGSIDRVALERAVENLPPGYRLVFVLHDVEGYEHNEIADMLSCSIGNSKSQLHKARMKLRDLLRSGQRKEESIA; from the coding sequence ATGCGCCGAAATCCCCCGATTGCCGGAGAGGCGGAGGCGATCGCCAAAGCGCAGCAGGGCGACGCGGCATCCTTCGAGATTCTCTATTCTCTCCACAAACGGAGGGTGTACTCTCTTTGCCTTCGCATGCTCGGTAACGTGGCTGAAGCCGAAGACCTGACGCAGGAAGCATTTCTCCAGCTCTATCGTAAAATTGGCACGTTTCGTGGTGATTCAGCCTTTTCTACCTGGTTGCATCGTCTGGCAGTAAACGTTGTGCTCATGCACCTGCGCAAGAAAGGACTTCCGCAGGTATCTCTTGAGGAAACGCTGGAACCTTCGCAGGACGACGGCCCTCGCAAAGATATCGGCGAGCGCGATCTGGTGCTTTCCGGCTCGATTGACCGCGTCGCCCTTGAGCGCGCGGTTGAAAACTTGCCTCCCGGCTATCGGCTCGTTTTCGTGCTGCACGACGTGGAAGGCTACGAACACAATGAAATTGCCGACATGCTCAGCTGTTCCATCGGCAATAGCAAATCGCAACTACATAAAGCGCGCATGAAGCTTCGTGACCTCCTGCGTTCCGGACAGCGGAAAGAGGAGTCGATTGCATGA